A genomic region of Antennarius striatus isolate MH-2024 chromosome 16, ASM4005453v1, whole genome shotgun sequence contains the following coding sequences:
- the LOC137610196 gene encoding nucleosome-remodeling factor subunit BPTF-like isoform X4, whose amino-acid sequence MRGKRGRPPKPLQAEENTPATARGLRPRRNLKPRLRDSGDEDVESPTRETPKPARKRKRGSVTSPRGRGRGRGGGGGRGGRGGRGGRRTPASKTIVYDDHESEDEDDAVSLRSEEEEYVEEEHQSEEDEGLKEDSDCLEDDVLDEEEEEEDASYCSESSFRSQSTHASTPGKKKVQAPRPRTPILEEKEIPPLVLPDSSEDLLVPNEELLNASSIYEVLRNFSTVLRLSPFRFEDFCAALVGQEQCTLIAETHISLLKAILREEDSSNTTFGPADLKDSVHSTLYFLDGMTWPEVLRAYCESDREYHHVLSYQEVDEYPYGPLRGKIKVLQFLVDQFLTTNIAREELMSDGSMQYDDHCRVCHRLGDLLCCETCSAVYHLECVKPPLEEVPEDEWQCEICVAHKVSGVIDCVTEAQKNRPYIRQEPIGYDRHQRKYWFLNRRIIVEEDGEHETKKIWYWSTKAQLEDLMEYLDKEYWEMDLYTTLEEMKEEVQAHMAITEDLTHKARGNNKAYLTAVNDVIMERMKIKQEGQESGGQAEDTQQEKETDSVKTAEDELNPQLDNGEHKDTEQSSQDEDEKTESSEDKHPEEMQASKDGPQQSEESCGSGLVSGCGNLRKPEQPDLADRSSQSSFTSHDGTDEYNERLKSDRGRAAGKESNGLTPRGSKESSPVRSDGESSRLSFLKRDLAVNLNSFFKLGQEGKYRVYHNQYSTNVLALNKHQHREDHDKRRHLSHKFSLTTASEFKWNGSIYGSRSLTVSTLRLTIIQLETNVPGPFMHPNWASHRTNWNKAVQMCSKAREFALALAILECAIKPVVMLPVWKDSLGHTRLHRMTSMEREEKEKVKKREKKLEDEETLQQATWVKYTIPIKHQVWKQKGEEYRVTGYGGWCWVSKTRVPRFVPKLPGNTNVNYRKELEAKMSNENAAVCTKKQKISADSEKQTTHNKSCKNNEQASVAASPQRASPEEDCNTRTSKEDLMEKEHETDEEEKKVDEKMEFDLPEVSSSSDEKPENKDKSLPAVQPVSEVPIPMVEQSEKEAKTSSKPYYDVVNVSEGFQLRTAYKKKVKPSKMDGLLERRIKQFTLEEKQRLERVRQGTLLSKMVASKPPPVVKTEGSKSDKSQPAVTPCLKEEEENLPVRDPIVKKLNFEQEEADITTSNNSKQMELNMVQGNGGEALAHKEVNGEALVSSELSSKSNSLLDAMESKGKTQKPEVACVGENAKKREYEEIERGGEQSDSESVEIEQNKSGLPQVNGRAGFITPAESDSNSVDPPTEDGDIKEPVKSLMNGNLSQKDLSDICHPPPLKIPKLENHVAEKGDPIKDEDEIKMNSEGMSPSKLPSSNPSCVNSSNSYGDTLKSTECQDALQSDVKFEAASNTVTSVTTTTSQLTSGTVVPQKTKIPVTDTKIQTSASTTSSMTISKEYSTRDRVSLLRFFKSRKSRSGTALPSYRKFVTKSSKKSIFILPNDDLKRLARRASIREVPIFNYNAKPAPDIWPYPSPRPTFGITWRYRLQTVRSLAGVSLMLRLLWACLRWDDMAVKPSAAVGTTRKETTDTDVITTEIIKRRDVGPYGIRSEYCIRKIICPLGNRDTPKETPTPQRKGLRSSALRPKKQEPAKLTGPIAVETWVPEEDLELWEIRAFSERIEREKSQGLDPSKTGASLKTAEDVKAHLENQLKQARMAAQQKRLEQQRTMATTSTTTTTTTTSANTPSTPASVGQRTGQVPSGAKMMLASKLNSPVSFQQDKDFHQSFASWVKQGQTNNSSGVVQQKVLGIFPSGPPANLRTYSTLHPTTGNINLRATTSSSTHQAIAAGGLTHPDTTMSQSATPSTSVGASVVRAQQGQPTHMGHGEPGSSLGQANAGQRTAGAAPSSQTATAIPGQSVASSQANRPQQGQVKLTMAQLMQLTQGAQGGNPGLTVVIQGQGQTQGQLQIIPQGVTVIPGPGQQLMQAAMPNGQVQRFLFTPMPPSSSAAATTPPTATPTKPSVAQTPQTQVQTTPSALSQTQITAPVPTPTHTAAPAPAQMACMTPAPTSVPVSQVPTVTPSETSSAVPTLPTLASTQALPSMPASVPTHPQMARTVLAPAQNAVSTLTPSSFPTQAHAAVSVPVPAPGPPQHLSQAFSPSSSLTSAPALMHVTAPALAPAVAAVSVPSNSSQMPASRSLPSPVQVPTPALAPVSAPVISVVSTQIAAPSPVKAVTQIQPTAPNPLHAAVANAVVTPVTATSTTPSVPVALIEQRAAQPQVWTPTSPQAQTHVPPTQVAAGPLLSTALATAPTSAPTSVSTHAPVSLPPQAQAQVQHPTVVSMQQVSQIPVSAVQVQMKGLPVSSVVATVRPTQPQIQPQTHSQLQPQHQAQICAQIQVQSYGQVQQVPHIQAQAQAQAQNHPQVQVQLQPQTQQQPQVQGQPLAQNQRQLQFQSQIQGQNQTLPQAQLQSRVQPQYHPQTQVQFQTQAHTPPQAQKHHQVQPQPQVQSQASTQLQPQIQTPLHPQVQFQQQSQVQPQPQASQQPQVHTQPQVQAQFQMQSPLQVQQHLQVQSQPQVQAKLQVQFQPQTQTQVQGQPQLQVQSPIRHQLITVPGLQQPVQLLSALPPHVAAQIQAQIQAQAQQQGGTVPQQIKLQLPIQIQQAGGQIQAHQIQNMVTIQAPASVQEQLQRMQHPSQQQQPQQQPKPRKKKHHESKREQKEHLQMVSPGDGIHKQVVMKQNASAEQLKQRKTLAAAEREENQRMIVCNQVMKFILDKIEKDEKQAAKKRKKEEVVEQKRSKQNATKLTALLYKHKEQLKAEILKKRALLDKELQLQVQEELRRDITRLQKEREKARAAITQAAAATVKAATSHSSHSSHSTHSVPSAHTGPAPSSSHKRKREEERERDRNRDKDRHHDKDKKRDRDKDKDRYRDRDRDGDGDQEKEKDRERDRHRDRDKDRESSSAKHKKKKKISSTSKDHKKDSKLYCICKTAYDESKFYIGCDLCSNWFHGACVGITEKEAKKLEDFVCNDCKRGQEGGSNEELYCICRTPYDESQFYIGCDRCQNWYHGRCVGILQSEANHIDVYVCPQCQSTEDAMTVLTPLTDKDYEGLKRILRSLQSHKMAWPFLEPVDPHDAPDYYRVIKEPMDFSTMETRLQKRHYHKLTEFVADVTKIFDNCRYYNPNDTPFFQCAEVLEAFFVQKLKGFKASRSHNNKLQCSSAS is encoded by the exons ATGAGAGGGAAGAGGGGCAGGCCGCCCAAACCGCTACAAGCCGAGGAGAACACGCCAGCCACGGCCCGTGGCTTACGACCCAGGAGGAATTTGAAGCCTAGGTTGAGGGACAGCGGTGATGAGGACGTTGAGAGCCCTACAAGAGAGACCCCTAAACCGGCTAGAAAGAGGAAAAGGGGGTCTGTCACGTCACCCCGAGGCAGGGGACGGGGTagaggtggcggcggcggcagaggaggcagaggtggTCGCGGAGGGAGGAGGACGCCTGCGTCCAAAACAATCGTGTACGACGACCACGAGAGCGAGGATGAGGACGATGCTGTCAGTTTAAgatctgaggaggaagagtatGTTGAAGAGGAACACCAGTCCGAGGAGGACGAGGGCCTCAAAGAGGACTCTGACTGCCTTGAAGATGATGTActggacgaggaggaggaggaggaggatgccaGCTACTGCTCAGAGAGTAGCTTTCGGAGTCAGAGCACACATGCCAGCACTCCGG GGAAGAAAAAAGTCCAGGCTCCACGACCTCGTACTCCCATTCTTGAGGAGAAGGAGATCCCTCCTCTTGTGCTTCCTGACAGCTCTGAGGACCTCCTGGTGCCTAATGAGGAGCTTCTCAATGCATCTTCCATCTATGAGGTGTTACGGAACTTCAGCACAGTGCTGCGTCTCTCCCCTTTTCGCTTTGAGGACTTCTGTGCAGCGCTGGTAGGGCAAGAGCAGTGCACTTTAATCGCCGAGACTCATATATCCCTTTTGAAGGCCATCCTGCGTGAGGAGGACTCGTCCAACACTACCTTTGGTCCTGCTGACCTCAAGGATAGTGTTCACTCTACTCTGTACTTTCTGGATGGAATGACATGGCCAGAGGTGTTACGAGCGTACTGTGAGAGTGACCGGGAATACCATCATGTCCTGTCATATCAGGAGGTGGATGAGTATCCCTACGGTCCACTTCGAGGTAAGATCAAGGTGTTACAGTTTTTGGTGGACCAGTTTCTCACCACCAACATTGCCCGTGAGGAACTGATGTCTGATGGCAGTATGCAATATGACGACCACTGCCGTGTGTGCCACCGCCTGGGCGACCTGCTGTGCTGTGAGACCTGCTCAGCAGTCTACCATCTGGAGTGTGTGAAGCCACCACTGGAGGAGGTTCCAGAGGATGAGTGGCAGTGTGAGATTTGTGTGGCACACAAGGTGTCTGGTGTCATAGACTGTGTGACAGAGGCACAGAAGAATAGGCCATACATCCGTCAGGAGCCCATTGGATACGACCGACACCAGAGGAAATACTGGTTCCTCAACAGAAGGATTATTGT CGAGGAGGATGGGGAACATGAGACGAAAAAGATCTGGTACTGGAGCACCAAAGCACAGCTGGAGGATCTCATGGAGTACTTGGATAAGGAGTACTGGGAAATGGACCTTTACACCAccctggaggagatgaaggaggaagTGCAAGCTCACATGGCAATCACAGAGGACCTTACACACAAAGCTAGAGGAAACAATAAAGCTTACCTCACCGCAGTCAACG ATGTAATCATGGAACGCATGAAAATCAAGCAGGAAGGACAGGAATCTGGGGGTCAAGCAGAGGACacccagcaggaaaaagaaaccGACTCTGTTAAGACAGCGGAAGACGAGCTGAATCCTCAGCTCGACAACGGAGAACATAAAGACACTGAGCAGAGTTCTCAAG atgaagatgaaaaaacaGAATCTAGTGAAGACAAGCACCCTGAGGAGATGCAGGCCTCCAAAGACGGGCCTCAGCAGTCAGAGGAGAGCTGTGGAAGTGGCCTGGTTTCTGGATGTGGGAACCTCAGGAAACCAGAGCAGCCTGACCTGGCTGATCGATCCTCTCAGTCCTCTTTTACCAGCCATGATGGGACAG ATGAGTACAATGAAAGGCTCAAGAGTGATAGAGGCAGAGCAGCAGGAAAGGAATCGAATGGCCTAACACCAAGAGGCAGCAAAGAG TCGTCACCTGTACGCTCTGATGGTGAATCGTCACGTCTCAGCTTCCTCAAAAGGGACCTGGCTGTGAATTTGAATAGCTTTTTCAAACTTGGACAAGAGGGTAAATACAGGGTGTACCACAACCAGTACAGCACCAACGTCCTGGCCCTAAACAAGCATCAGCATCGCGAGGACCACGACAAGAGACGTCACCTGTCCCACAAGTTCAGCCTGACCACAGCGTCCGAGTTCAAATGGAACGGCTCCATCTATGGTTCTCGAAGCCTGACTGTCTCAACCCTGCGCCTCACCATCATCCAGCTGGAGACCAACGTCCCAGGaccatttatgcatcccaactGGGCGTCACACAG GACCAACTGGAACAAAGCAGTGCAGATGTGCAGCAAAGCCAGAGAATTCGCTTTGGCCTTGGCAATACTGGAGTGTGCCATCAAGCCGGTGGTCATGCTGCCTGTCTGGAAAGATTCTCTTGGACACACAAG GCTACATCGCATGACCTCTATGGAgcgagaggagaaagagaaggtgaAAAAACGAGAGAAAAAGCTGGAGGACGAAGAGACGTTGCAACAGGCCACGTGGGTGAAGTACACCATTCCCATCAAGCACCAG GTGTGGAAGCAGAAAGGGGAGGAGTACAGAGTGACGGGGTACGGTGGCTGGTGTTGGGTCAGTAAGACTCGAGTGCCGCGATTTGTTCCAAAGCTACCAGGAAACACCAACGTAAACTACCGCAAAGAGCTGGAGG CCAAAATGAGCAATGAAAATGCAGCAGTTTGCACAAAGAAGCAGAAAATATCAGCAGACTCTGAGAAGCAGACTACTCATAATAAATCATGCAAGAACAACGAACAAGCATCCGTTGCTGCATCACCCCAGAGAGCGTCTCCAGAGGAGGACTGCAACACTCGGACGTCTAAAGAGGACCTCATGGAGAAAGAGCAtgaaacagatgaagaagaaaagaaagtagATGAAAAGATGGAGTTTGACCTCCCAGAAGTTTCTTCTTCAAGTGACGAGAAAC ctgaaaacaaagacaaatccTTGCCTGCTGTGCAACCAGTGAGCGAAGTACCAATCCCAATGGTTGAACAATCTGAGAAGGAGGCGAAGACTTCATCCAAGCCGTACTATGATGTTGTGAACGTCAGTGAGGGCTTCCAGCTACGGACCGCTTACAAGAAGAAGGTGAAACCCTCAAAAATGGACGGACTTTTGGAGCGCCGAATAAAACAATTCACCTTGGAGGAAAAGCAAAGACTTGAGCGGGTGAGACAGGGAACTCTTCTGTCTAAAATGGTTGCATCAAAGCCGCCTCCTGTAGTTAAGACCGAAGGATCAAAATCAGACAAATCACAGCCTGCTGTGACCCCATGtttaaaagaagaggaggagaacctTCCAGTTAGAGACCCAATAGTCAAAAAACTTAACTTTGAGCAAGAGGAGGCAGACATCACCACTTccaacaacagcaaacagatGGAGTTAAATATGGTTCAGGGGAATGGTGGGGAGGCCTTAGCTCACAAAGAGGTGAATGGAGAAGCCCTTGTGAGTTCTGAGCTCAGCAGTAAAAGCAATAGTTTGTTAGATGCAATGGAAAGcaaaggaaaaacacagaagCCAGAGGTGGCTTGTGTGGGAGAGAATGCTAAGAAACGAGAGTATGAGGAAATTGAGCgaggtggtgaacagagtgacTCAGAGAGCGTGGAGATCGAGCAAAACAAGAGCGGTCTGCCGCAGGTGAATGGGAGAGCTGGGTTCATCACCCCTGCAGAATCAGACAGCAACTCGGTAGATCCACCCACTGAAGATGGCGATATAAAGGAACCTGTTAAGTCTCTGATGAATGGAAATCTCTCACAAAAAGATTTATCAGATATTTGTCATCCACCTCCACTGAAAATCCCAAAATTGGAGAACCACGTAGCCGAGAAAGGAGACCCCATTAAGGATgaggatgaaataaaaatgaacagtgAAGGAATGTCACCCTCTAAGCTTCCATCCTCTAACCCATCCTGCGtgaatagtagtaatagttatgGTGACACGTTGAAGTCCACAGAATGTCAGGATGCACTCCAGTCTGATGTGAAGTTTGAAGCAGCCAGCAACACAGTCACCTctgttaccaccaccacctcccagCTCACCTCTGGGACTGTTGTCCCACAGAAAACCAAAATACCAGTCACAGACACTAAGATCCAAACTTCTGCATCAACAACCAGTTCAATGACAATCAGTAAGGAGTATTCAACCAGAGATCGGGTCAGCCTTCTTCGATTTTTCAAGTCCAGGAAGTCCCGTTCAGGAACAGCTCTACCGTCGTACCGCAAGTTTGTCACCAAGAGCAGCAAGAAAAGCATTTTCATCCTGCCGAACGATGACCTGAAGAGGCTGGCGAGGAGGGCGAGCATCAGAGAGGTGCCCATCTTCAACTACAACGCCAAGCCCGCCCCAGACATATGGCCCTACCCGTCACCTCGGCCCACTTTTGGGATCACATGGAG GTACCGTCTCCAGACCGTCAGGTCGTTGGCAGGAGTCAGCCTGATGCTGAGGCTGCTGTGGGCATGCCTTCGGTGGGATGACATGGCCGTTAAGCCCTCTGCTGCTGTGGGGACGACTCGGAAAG AGACCACGGACACGGATGTCATAACAACAGAGATTATTAAACGAAGAGATGTGGGGCCTTATGGCATCCGCTCCGAATACTGCATCAGGAAGATCATCTGTCCCCTCGGAAACAGAGACACTCCcaaag AGACTCCTACTCCACAGAGAAAAGGCTTACGATCCAGCGCTTTGAGGCCGAAGAAGCAGGAGCCAGCGAAGCTGACTGGACCTATTGCTGTGGAGACGTGGGTGCCTGAGGAGGACCTGGAGCTGTGGGAGATTAGAGCCTTTTCTGAAag AATAGAGAGGGAAAAGTCGCAGGGCCTGGATCCCTCAAAGACTGGCGCTAGTCTGAAGACAGCAGAGGATGTTAAGGCCCATCTAGAGAATCAGCTCAAGCAGGCCAGAATGGCTGCTCAACAG AAACGTCTGGAGCAGCAAAGAACAATGGCCACCACCTCCacaacaaccaccaccaccaccacctccgcAAACACACCCAGTACCCCAGCGTCCGTGGGTCAGAGGACGGGTCAGGTCCCGTCTGGGGCGAAGATGATGTTGGCCTCCAAACTGAACTCTCCAGTTTCGTTTCAGCAAGACAAAGACTTCCATCAGTCTTTTGCTTCCTGGGTCAAGCAAGGTCAGACCAACAACAGCTCGG GTGTAGTCCAACAGAAAGTCCTTGGAATCTTCCCCTCTGGGCCCCCTGCAAACCTAAGGACATACAGCACACTACATCCTACAACTGGCAACATCAACCTCAGAGCCACCACCTCTTCCTCAACACATCAG GCCATCGCAGCAGGAGGCCTGACGCATCCTGACACTACGATGAGCCAGTCAGCTACACCTTCTACCTCAGTGGGCGCATCGGTGGTCAGAGCTCAACAAG GCCAGCCGACCCATATGGGCCACGGCGAGCCTGGTTCCAGTCTGGGGCAGGCAAATGCAGGTCAGAGAACAGCAGGTGCTGCACCATCATCTCAAACAGCCACCGCCATACCTGGACAGTCTGTAGCATCGTCCCAGGCTAACAGGCCACAGCAGGGTCAAGTTAAACTCACGATGGCACAGCTGATGCAGCTAACGCAGGGTGCTCAG GGTGGAAACCCGGGTCTGACGGTGGTGATCCAGGGTCAAGGCCAGACCCAGGGCCAGTTACAGATCATCCCACAGGGTGTTACTGTCATCCCTGGTCCTGGTCAGCAGCTCATGCAGGCAGCAATGCCAAACGGCCAGGTCCAACGCTTCCTCTTCACCCCCATGCCTCCATCCTCATCAGCTGCAGCTACAACACCTCCCACTGCTACTCCTACAAAGCCCAGTGTAGCTCAAACACCTCAAACCCAAGTCCAAACGACTCCTTCGGCCCTCTCCCAAACCCAAATCACTGCCCCTGTGCCCACCCCAACACATACTGCAGCCCCAGCTCCAGCACAGATGGCATGTATGACCCCCGCCCCAACCTCAGTCCCTGTTTCCCAAGTTCCTACCGTTACTCCATCTGAAACATCCTCTGCCGTGCCTACCTTGCCAACTCTGGCCTCCACACAGGCTTTGCCATCCATGCCAGCTTCTGTtcccacacacccacaaatGGCAAGAACAGTGCTTGCCCCAGCACAAAATGCAGTCTCCACCCTCACCCCCAGCTCATTCCCAACACAAGCCCATGCTGCAGTGTCTGTACCTGTCCCAGCACCAGGTCCTCCTCAGCACCTGTCGCAGGCCTTCAGCCCTTCCTCCTCCTTAACCTCGGCCCCTGCCCTGATGCATGTCACCGCTCCTGCTTTGGCCCCGGCTGTAGCCGCTGTTTCAGTCCCCTCCAACTCGAGCCAAATGCCTGCTTCTCGGTCTCTTCCCTCACCTGTCCAAGTTCCCACCCCTGCTCTTGCTCCTGTCTCTGCCCCTGTCATTTCTGTCGTGTCCACTCAAATCGCTGCACCATCCCCAGTGAAAGCTGTAACTCAGATCCAACCCACAGCTCCCAATCCCCTTCATGCTGCTGTGGCCAATGCTGTGGTCACCCCAGTTACAGCCACCTCTACAACACCATCAGTGCCAG TAGCTCTGATTGAGCAGAGAGCAGCTCAGCCCCAGGTCTGGACACCGACCTCGCCTCAAGCTCAGACTCATGTTCCGCCCACTCAGGTCGCTGCAGGACCTCTTCTGTCAACTGCCTTGGCCACCGCACCCACCTCTGCCCCGACATCCGTCTCTACACATGCACCCGTATCTCTTCCTCCACAAGCTCAAGCACAAGTCCAGCATCCTACCGTTGTATCCATGCAACAAGTGTCCCAAATTCCAGTCTCAGCAGTTCAGGTTCAAATGAAGGGGTTGCCTGTCTCTTCCGTTGTTGCCACTGTGAGACCTACACAGCCTCAGATCCAGCCCCAAACCCACAGTCAGCTTCAGCCCCAGCATCAAGCTCAGATCTGTGCACAGATTCAGGTCCAATCCTACGGCCAAGTTCAGCAAGTGCCACACATTCAGGCTCAAGCGCAAGCACAAGCCCAAAACCACCCCCAGGTCCAAGTTCAGCTTCAACCACAAACTCAGCAACAGCCTCAAGTCCAGGGACAACCCCTCGCTCAAAATCAACGTCAGTTGCAGTTTCAGTCTCAAATCCAAGGCCAAAATCAAACTTTGCCCCAGGCCCAACTCCAATCAAGAGTCCAACCTCAGTACCACCCCCAGACACAAGTACAGTTTCAAACACAGGCTCACACCCCTCCCCAGGCACAGAAACACCATCAAGTCCAACCTCAACCCCAGGTTCAGTCTCAGGCCTCGACTCAGCTCCAGCCCCAGATCCAAACCCCACTCCATCCACAGGTCCAGTTCCAGCAGCAGAGCCAGGTTCAGCCACAACCTCAGGCGTCACAGCAGCCCCAGGTCCACACTCAGCCACAGGTTCAAGCCCAGTTCCAAATGCAGTCACCGCTGCAGGTCCAGCAACATCTTCAGGTCCAAAGCCAACCCCAGGTCCAAGCAAAGCTCCAAGTCCAGTTCCAACCTCAGACCCAAACTCAAGTTCAAGGACAGCCACAGCTTCAGGTCCAGTCTCCAATCAGGCATCAGCTCATCACAGTTCCAGGTCTCCAGCAGCCGGTCCAGCTTCTGTCtgctctgcctccccatgttgCTGCCCAAATCCAAGCCCAGATCCAGGCACAGGCGCAGCAGCAGGGTGGCACGGTTCCCCAGCAGATCAAATTACAGCTGCCCATTCAGATCCAGCAGGCAGGGGGGCAGATTCAGGCTCACCAGATACAAAACATGGTGACCATACAGGCACCAGCGAGTGTACAGGAGCAGCTCCAGAGGATGCAACATCCGTCACAGCAGCAACAACCACAGCAGCAACCAAAACCCAGGAAGAAGAAGCACCATGAGTCTAAAAGGGAACAGAAGGAGCACCTACAGATGGTTAGTCCTGGGGACGGCATCCATAAACAG GTGGTGATGAAGCAGAACGCTTCAGCAGAACAGCTGAAACAGAGGAAAACCCTGGCTGCTGCAGAGCGAGAGGAGAACCAGAG AATGATCGTGTGCAACCAGGTGATGAAGTTCATCCTAGACAAAATTGAGAAGGATGAGAAACAGGCAGctaagaagaggaagaaggaggaagtggtggagcAGAAGCGCTCCAAGCAGAATGCTACCAAACTGACTGCTCTGCTTTACAAGCACAAAGAGCAGCTGAAGGCTGAGATCCTGAAGAAGAGGGCCCTGCTGGACAAGGAGCTGCAGCTGCAAGTACAG GAGGAGCTGAGGCGGGACATCACCAGGCTAcagaaagaaagggagaaagCGAGAGCTGCGATCACGCAGGCTGCTGCAGCAACAGTCAAAGCAGCAACGTCGCACTCCTCCCATTCTTCTCACTCTACACATTCCGTTCCCAGTGCCCACACCGGGCCAGCACCTTCCTCATCCCATAAACGTAAGCGGGAAgaggagcgagagagagacCGAAACAGAGACAAGGACAGGCATCATGACAAAGACAAGAAACGGGACAGGGATAAGGACAAAGATAGATACCGGGAccgagacagagatggagatggggatcaagagaaggagaaggacagAGAGCGGGACAGACATCGGGACAGGGACAAGGACAGAGAGTCCAGTTCAGccaaacacaagaagaagaagaaaatctctTCTACCTCAAAGGATCATAAGAAGGACAGCAAATTGTACTGTATTTGCAAAACAGCCTATGACGAGTCTAA GTTCTACATAGGGTGTGACCTGTGCTCCAACTGGTTCCACGGTGCTTGTGTTGGCATCACAGAGAAAGAGGCCAAGAAGTTGGAAGACTTTGTGTGTAATGACTGCAAGCGTGGTCAGGAGGGTGGAAGCAACGAGGAGCTTTACTGCATCTGTCGGACGCCGTACGACGAATCACA GTTTTACATCGGCTGCGACCGCTGCCAGAACTGGTACCACGGCCGCTGTGTGGGCATCCTGCAGAGTGAGGCCAATCACATCGACGTGTACGTCTGCCCACAGTGTCAGTCCACAGAAGACGCCATGACAGTTCTCACACCGCTAACTGACAAAGACTACGAGGGGTTGAAACGAATATTACGCTCCTTACAG TCTCACAAAATGGCTTGGCCTTTCCTTGAACCAGTGGATCCTCATGACGCACCGGATTATTATCGTGTAATCAAGGAGCCAATGG ACTTCTCCACAATGGAAACCCGTCTTCAAAAGCGACATTACCACAAACTGACAGAGTTTGTGGCTGACGTGACCAAAATATTCGACAACTGCCGCTATTACAACCCCAACGACACCCCGTTCTTTCAGTGTGCAGAGGTGCTGGAAGCCTTTTTTGTACAGAAGCTTAAAGGTTTCAAAGCGAGCAG GTCTCATAACAACAAGCTACAGTGTTCTTCAGCCTCTTAG